A portion of the Lolium rigidum isolate FL_2022 chromosome 1, APGP_CSIRO_Lrig_0.1, whole genome shotgun sequence genome contains these proteins:
- the LOC124701135 gene encoding probable homogentisate phytyltransferase 1, chloroplastic — protein sequence MDSLCLRPSSLRSAPAAAAATRRRDHILPSICSIQPNGQGRVSLSIQGSKGPRVDHCKKFLDWKYSYHRISHQSRNTSAIASGQSLQPEAEAHDPASIWKPISSSLDAFYRFSRPHTVIGTALSIVSVSLLAVESLSDISPLFLTGLLEAVVAAFFMNIYIVGLNQLFDIEIDKVNKPTLPLASGEYSPATGVAIVSVSAAMSFALGWVVGSPPLFWALFISFVLGTAYSVNLPYFRWKRFAVVAALCILAVRAVIVQLAFFLHIQTFVFRRPAVFSKPLIFATAFMTFFSVVIALFKDIPDIEGDRIFGIQSFSVRLGQNKVFWICVGLLEMAYGVAILMGATSSSLWSKSVTVAGHAILASILWSCARSVDMTSKAAITSFYMFIWKLFYAEYLLIPLVR from the exons ATGGATTCGCTCTGCCTCCGCCCGTCGTCCCTTCgctccgcgcccgccgccgccgccgccacccgccggcGAG ATCATATTCTACCATCAATTTGTTCTATCCAACCAAATGGCCAAGGGCGAGTTTCTTTGTCCATCCAAGGGTCCAAAGGCCCTAGGGTTGATCATtgtaaaaaattcttggattggaAATACTCCTACCATAGGATATCACATCAATCAAGAAATACTTCTGCAATAGCTTCGGGGCAATCGCTGCAGCCTGAAGCTGAAGCCCATGATCCAGCAAGCATCTGGAAGCCAATATCATCTTCTCTGGATGCATTTTACAGGTTTTCTCGGCCACATACCGTCATAGGAACA GCACTAAGCATAGTCTCGGTTTCCCTGCTAGCTGTCGAGAGCTTGTCTGATATTTCGCCCTTGTTCCTCACTGGTTTGCTGGAG GCAGTGGTGGCTGCCTTTTTTATGAACATCTATATTGTGGGATTGAATCAGCTGTTTGACATTGAAATAGACAAG GTTAACAAGCCAACTCTTCCACTAGCATCTGGGGAATACTCTCCTGCAACTGGGGTTGCAATAGTGTCAGTTTCTGCTGCTATG AGCTTTGCCCTTGGATGGGTTGTTGGATCACCACCTCTGTTTTGGGCTCTTTTTATTAGCTTTGTTCTTGGAACTGCTTATTCAGTCAAT CTGCCATACTTTCGATGGAAGAGATTTGCTGTTGTTGCAGCACTCTGCATATTAGCAGTGCGTGCGGTGATTGTTCAACTGGCATTTTTTCTCCACATTCAG ACATTTGTTTTCAGAAGGCCAGCAGTCTTTTCAAAGCCATTGATATTTGCAACTGCATTCATGACTTTCTTCTCAGTTGTAATAGCATTATTCAAG GATATACCTGATATTGAAGGGGACCGTATTTTTGGAATTCAGTCTTTCAGTGTTAGATTAGGTCAAAACAAG GTTTTCTGGATTTGTGTTGGTTTACTTGAGATGGCATATGGTGTTGCAATACTGATGGGGGCAACTTCTTCCAGTTTGTGGAGCAAATCTGTAACA GTCGCTGGCCATGCAATCCTTGCCTCGATCTTATGGAGCTGCGCACGGTCCGTTGATATGACAAGCAAAGCTGCAATAACATCATTCTACATGTTCATCTGGAAG CTGTTCTACGCGGAGTACCTGCTCATTCCTCTTGTAAGATGA